The Castor canadensis chromosome 13, mCasCan1.hap1v2, whole genome shotgun sequence genome has a window encoding:
- the C13H9orf152 gene encoding uncharacterized protein C9orf152 homolog — protein MKGLVCPCPALPHFWQLGAHFMAEGSRTQAPREGPPVSIQFLRAQYEGLRRQQRTQAHLLVLPKGGSIPTPAESVVTTVWINKERRSSPPPEEADPGVQGTLEGADRNCLQAPESPWHTHLEMHRLVQTFHQKDSHQVNLEGQLVGLPPEGDPHSLENNQKTLRGTNNPEATQQQHRGINTKTKDVGSSLKNSIQCLPSMKNPHRSGKAAHYPFPQRKTPRISQAARNLGLYGST, from the exons ATGAAGGGGTTGGTCTGCCCCTGCCCTGCTCTGCCCCACTTCTGGCAGCTGGGGGCTCACTTCATGGCTGAGGGTTCCAGAACCCAGGCACCCAGGGAAGGTCCCCCTGTCAGCATCCAGTTCCTGAGAGCCCAGTACGAAGGCCTGAGGAGGCAGCAGAGGACCCAGGCCCACCTTCTGGTGCTCCCAAAAG GAGGGAGCATACCTACTCCTGCTGAGTCCGTGGTCACTACTGTCTGGATCAACAAGGAGAGAAGGAGCTCACCGCCCCCAGAAGAGGCAGATCCTGGGGTGCAGGGGACACTGGAGGGAGCTGACAGAAACTGTCTGCAGGCTCCTGAATCTCCATGGCACACACACCTTGAGATGCATCGCTTGGTCCAAACCTTTCACCAAAAAGACAGTCATCAAGTGAATCTGGAAGGCCAGCTTGTGGGGCTCCCTCCAGAAGGAGACCCACACTCACTGGAAAACAATCAGAAGACCCTCCGAGGAACCAACAACCCAGAGGCAACCCAGCAACAACATCGGGGCATCAACACCAAAACAAAGGATGTGGGATCCAGTTTAAAAAACAGCATCCAGTGTCTTCCTTCCATGAAGAACCCACACAggtctggcaaagcagctcactATCCATTTCCTCAGAGGAAAACTCCCAGGATCTCCCAAGCTGCCCGGAACCTGGGCTTATATGGCTCAACCTGA